The nucleotide window aacctagaacttgcttattCACATAAATATGAATTTGTTGCTCATCACTTGATATGTGAACCTGCATGTGTTACCTCAAAAATTTGTGCATGATGATCATTGTCATGTCTGCGGCTAGCCAGGGTAGGTGGTTTCCATCAGTTGATTTTTAGAATTTTTAAGGAATAAAATACCATTAGATTGATTCGTAGACACTGCTAATTAACTTAGAACTTGCTTGTTCACATAAATCTAAATTTGCTGCTCAACACTTGATATGTGATGAACCTACTTTAAAAGTTATGCATGCCGATCATTGTCATGTCTGCGGGTAGCCAGGGTAGGTGGCTTCCATCATAGTAGAATTGTATAGAGTTTTCAAGGAATAAAAAACCATTAGACTTATTGGTAGACACTGCTTGTCGTATAATGGTGGAAAGGACAGTACTAATCATCTTACTAAAATTACCATGAACAGGATCAGGAAGCCTTAGGAAATCCGGGGAGCATAGGTGCCGTGCCACCAACACTTCCTCTAAGATGCTACGATGCGTCTGGGGCCGCTTCAGCAGAAGCAGCTCCACCTGGTGGATTCGCCTGCGCGGTCGCGGCTCTAGCCGAGCAACAACACATGCTTGGAGACCCTTCCAGCGCAGCCACCTGCCAAACATCAAGACACGACATTCTCAGCAGGTCACAAAGGTCCTTCACAGAGGACCTGAGCATAGCCGGGAGCAGTTCCTCGGCCACCAGGGTCGAGGAACCATCAACCGGCAGAACGCCGCAGGCAAGAGACGGCGCGGATTACTCCAACAACGACGGGTGGTCGGAGGCGGCCGAGGCCAGCACCAGCTGCGCCGGCTCCGACATCACGGTAGAGGCCGGGGCTGCCAGTTTGGCGGCTGCTGCTTCGGATGTGTCGAGCATCGGTTCGGGCAATGTCCCTGATAGCTTTGAGGAGCAGATGATGCTGGCCA belongs to Triticum urartu cultivar G1812 chromosome 7, Tu2.1, whole genome shotgun sequence and includes:
- the LOC125519767 gene encoding E3 ubiquitin-protein ligase GW2-like; the encoded protein is MKSPTSCRPTQCPYCKMLNYAVEYRGVKTKEEKGVEQIEEQRVIEAQIRMRHQELQDDAERLKNKQVAASTDEVTTARVEPCDTGGTSTPAASSAQGNDAVSGQVQHSELLLRNAERLRQLRDNNFDMDLEEVMLMEAIWLSVQDQEALGNPGSIGAVPPTLPLRCYDASGAASAEAAPPGGFACAVAALAEQQHMLGDPSSAATCQTSRHDILSRSQRSFTEDLSIAGSSSSATRVEEPSTGRTPQARDGADYSNNDGWSEAAEASTSCAGSDITVEAGAASLAAAASDVSSIGSGNVPDSFEEQMMLAMALSLVDARGVGGSPPGLAWR